Genomic segment of Candidatus Chlorohelix allophototropha:
AATAGCAATGCAGGAGGCTATGAGTCGGATTGCGCTGGTAAAAACCCCCGCTGGAAAAGAACTGCCCCTCGCGTTGAAAGTAGCCGTGGCTTCCGGTTCGGTATGTCGCTTTGTAGTGGGCGACCCGGAAGTGCAATTTCTCGATGCACTTGCTGGCGCAACCTTGGCGAAAATTGCGGTTGCTGAGCATCAAGCGAACAAGGGCGATATTATCATTTCCCGTGAGGTTTTCGAGCTTTTGCAGGATTGTATTGAAGTATCCGAATGGCGAATTGACCATGATAGCGAGGAATCGTTTGGAGTTGTTGCTGGATTAAAAGAACTCTCTCCGGTATGGTCGTGGCCCATTGTTGATGAAGAAGCCGTGCCGCGAGATTTGCTGCGCCCATGGGTGGCACGCCCCGTTTATCAGCGCCTCGAAGCAGGGATGAGCGATTTCCTGACTGAATTGCGTCCGGCAGTAGCCTTGTTTATCAAATTCAGTGGAATTGACTATGATAATGACCCAGATGCAGGTGCCAAACTCGACTCGTATATTCGATGGCTACATTCGATCCTAAAAGATTATGAAGGTAATCTGGAGGATTTAACTATTGGTGATAAGGGAAGTTATCTATATGTAGCTTTTGGTGCTCCTTTGGCGCACCAGAACGATGCCGAGCGCGCCGCTCGAACTGCACTCGCGGTTATTTCCTCGCCCCCCCCCGAATTGAACTGGTTAACCGATGTTCAGGTTGGTATCAGTCGTGGCACGATGCGAACCGGTACAGTCGGTAGTAAAGCCCGCCATATTTATGGGGTTCTCGGTGATGAAGTGAATCTAGCAGCTCGTTTGATGGGTGCTGCCAAACCCGGACAAATATTGGTAAGCGGAAAAATACGCGATGCTACCGAACGACTATTTGAGTGGGAGAGTTTATCGCCGATCACTGTAAAAGGTAAATCCGACCCGGTTAGAATCTATCGTTTGCTGGATATTAAAGAACAAAAAAGCCTTCTGTCTCACACTCAAATTCACAATACAATGCCGATGGTTGGGCGCGAAAATGATTTAGTCACTATCCGGCAAAAAATTCAGCAGGTGTTGGAAGGTCATGGACAAATCCTTGCAATTACAGCCGAAGCGGGTATGGGTAAATCTCGGATGGTGGCGGAAATCGTTCGCCTTGTGTCCGAAAAGAATATGGATGTTTTCCTCGGAGAATGCCAATCATACGGCACTAACAACAGTTACCTACCATGGCAGGGAATTTTGCGAAATTTCTTCAAGGTTGGTTTGTCCGAGAATGAAACGCTGGAAGAGCAAATAATTGCGTTGGAAAATTATCTAGGCTCCATCAATGATTCTTTGGTTAATCGGTTGCCATTACTTAAAGCGGTCTTAAAATTGCCTATTCCAGAAAATGAGTTAACCCAGACTTTGGATGCCAAGTTGCGGAAAGCCTCGTTAGAAAGTTTGCTGGTAGATTGTATTCGAGCACAATCTCTCAAAAAGCCGCTGGTACTGATAATAGAAGATTCACATTGGCTTGACCCACTTTCGCATGATTTGTTGGAAAATATAGGAAGGGCTATAAATCATCGCCCGATTTTGATAGTCTTGGCTTATCGTCCCCCTGAAATCGAATATTTACAAGCTCCCCGGATTACTCAATTGCCTATTTGTAGCGTTATACCTTTGAATGAGTTGAATCCCGAAGAGGGCAAACGCTTTATAACAATGAAAATCGCTCAGATAGGTTTGGCAGATGAATTCATCCCTACAGTTGTTATTGAATCAATCTTTAATCGCGCTCAGGGCAACCCATTTTTCATACAGGAAATCCTGAATTACATGAGCGACTTAAAGATCGACCCTAATGACCCGAAATCACTTGAACAACTGGAATTGCCCAACAGTTTGCACAGCCTGATTTTGAGTCGCCTTGACCGTCTCAGCGAAACTCAGAAGATCATTCTCAAGGTTTCTAGCGTTATCGGACGAGTTTTCAAGTTGGAATGGCTCCGAAAGTTGCTTCCTAATAATGAGAACATTGAAAACCTTAAACATGAACTGGAAGAGTTGCGCAGTCTTGATCTTACTCCTCTTGAGCAACCTGAACCCGATCTGGCATATACTTTCAACCATATAGTTACTCGTGAGGTAGCCTATGAGAGCATGCCATTTTCTACCAGAGAGCTTTTACACGGTAGATTGGGCGATTATGTGGAACAACAGTATCAGGATAATATCGACCAGTATGTGGATTTACTGGCGTATCATTACTATCTTAGTCCACGAGAGGATAAGAAACGCTTGTATTTGCGGCGTGCCGGAGAAACTGCCCAATCTACCTACGCTAATACGGCAGCGATTGAATACTATCGAAGGCTTTTGCCGCTACTTCCTGCGCCTGAGCAAGTGTGGGTAAAACTCAAATTGGGTGAGGTTTTGGAACTGGTAAGCCAATGGAGCGAAGCTGAGGAACTCTTTAGGCAAGGCTTGCAGATGGCTGAACAAAATCACGATCTCAAAACCAAAGCTTTCGCGCTGAGTGTAATGGGTAGCTACCTGATTAAACAGAAGCGCTATACTGAAGCCCAACCGTGGTTAACCCAAGCGCTGGAAGCCTTCACCGAATTAAAAGATGCGGCGGGCGTGAGTAAATCCTTAACCGAGATAGGTGATGGTTACCGCCTGCAGGGCGAATTCAAACAAGCCCGCGATTATTATGA
This window contains:
- a CDS encoding tetratricopeptide repeat protein, yielding MTFAPYLPVDRYLALVNGTTLPYRTQGAALFADVSGFTPLTETLAKELGPRRGGEELTHHLNGVYEALITQIHNYHGSVIYFSGDAITCWFDGDPKEASQRSVTAAIAMQEAMSRIALVKTPAGKELPLALKVAVASGSVCRFVVGDPEVQFLDALAGATLAKIAVAEHQANKGDIIISREVFELLQDCIEVSEWRIDHDSEESFGVVAGLKELSPVWSWPIVDEEAVPRDLLRPWVARPVYQRLEAGMSDFLTELRPAVALFIKFSGIDYDNDPDAGAKLDSYIRWLHSILKDYEGNLEDLTIGDKGSYLYVAFGAPLAHQNDAERAARTALAVISSPPPELNWLTDVQVGISRGTMRTGTVGSKARHIYGVLGDEVNLAARLMGAAKPGQILVSGKIRDATERLFEWESLSPITVKGKSDPVRIYRLLDIKEQKSLLSHTQIHNTMPMVGRENDLVTIRQKIQQVLEGHGQILAITAEAGMGKSRMVAEIVRLVSEKNMDVFLGECQSYGTNNSYLPWQGILRNFFKVGLSENETLEEQIIALENYLGSINDSLVNRLPLLKAVLKLPIPENELTQTLDAKLRKASLESLLVDCIRAQSLKKPLVLIIEDSHWLDPLSHDLLENIGRAINHRPILIVLAYRPPEIEYLQAPRITQLPICSVIPLNELNPEEGKRFITMKIAQIGLADEFIPTVVIESIFNRAQGNPFFIQEILNYMSDLKIDPNDPKSLEQLELPNSLHSLILSRLDRLSETQKIILKVSSVIGRVFKLEWLRKLLPNNENIENLKHELEELRSLDLTPLEQPEPDLAYTFNHIVTREVAYESMPFSTRELLHGRLGDYVEQQYQDNIDQYVDLLAYHYYLSPREDKKRLYLRRAGETAQSTYANTAAIEYYRRLLPLLPAPEQVWVKLKLGEVLELVSQWSEAEELFRQGLQMAEQNHDLKTKAFALSVMGSYLIKQKRYTEAQPWLTQALEAFTELKDAAGVSKSLTEIGDGYRLQGEFKQARDYYDESLKVANTVSDYRQRLAVRALAMRGAGTASLWQGDYATAGQLFLESQSIMAELGDKPNLSKLLTNMGVVARAQGDIAASISLTEQSLAQFRELGDRWAVSVLLNNLGILSKDRGDFVAARRYMQEGLSVQQRLGDKSGSAVTLSSLGDLLIDQGDYTQAFNYLMQSLALNQELGNPLGTAYALEYLAGIAAAEKLPEHTAILAASAKAIRDKIEVPLSEGEQESLNKRLEPARLAYGEEEWAVAWEKGKAMSQEAAVAFVAGWKK